A genomic segment from Malus domestica chromosome 05, GDT2T_hap1 encodes:
- the LOC139196409 gene encoding protein ANTAGONIST OF LIKE HETEROCHROMATIN PROTEIN 1-like: MDRRKLLLILLLEMSYLETICICTILVVMMLRGKQRHVERPTLTNRSLIRREISLYYLNGIIGNTDTECVNELRMDRRTFGILCDLLRQDGRVKTDGLVSVEEQVCMTLQILAHHTKNRSVGGRFYRSGETISRYFNSVLQGILRLQGILLKVPQPVPIDSTDPRWRCFKNCLGALDGTHIDVHVPEIDKPRYRTRKGRVATNVLGVCSGDMQFIYVFPGWEGSASDSRVLHDAISRPNGFKVPAGCYYLVDGGYTNGEGFLAPYRGIPYHLSEWEGRTPSNKEEYFNMKHSKARNVIERCFGLLKGRWSILRSPSFYPIRTQGRIITACCLLHNLIRQEMSVDPMENLPIIEDGQNTEEGEYVGSVQTSDQWTAMRNDMAQEMYNEWRAIRNQQPN; the protein is encoded by the exons atggatcgaaggaagcttttattgatcttattgttagagatgtcttatttggagacaatttgtatttgtacgattcttgtggtgatgatgctacgtggcaaacagagacatgttgaacgacccacattgactaaccgttcacttattagacgagagattagtttgtattatctgaatggtataatagggaatactgatactgaatgtgtcaacgaattgagaatggatagaaggacttttggcatattatgcgacttacttcgtcaagatgggagggtaaaaactgatggtttggtgtctgtagaggaacaggtgtgtatgactttacaaatattagcacatcatactaagaatcgtagtgttggcggtagattttataggtcgggagagactataagtaggtatttcaatagcgtattgcaaggaattttgcgattacaaggtatcctactaaaagtcccccagcctgtgcctattgattctacagatcctaggtggcgatgttttaag aattgcttgggagcattggatggaacacacattgatgtgcatgtacctgaaattgacaaaccaagataccgaacaagaaagggtcgagtcgcaactaatgtgttaggtgtgtgttcaggagatatgcagttcatatatgtgtttccggggtgggagggttccgcatcagactctagagtgctacatgatgcaattagtaggcctaatggttttaaggtaccagcgg gttgttattaccttgtagatggtggttatacaaatggtgaaggattccttgcaccctatagaggaataccttatcatttatctgaatgggagggacgaacaccttctaataaggaagaatattttaacatgaagcattctaaggcaaggaatgtaattgaacgctgttttggcttgctaaaaggaaggtggtcgatactaaggagtccatctttctatccgataaggacacaaggtcgaataattaccgcttgttgcctactacacaatcttattaggcaagagatgtctgtagatccaatggagaatttgccaataatagaagatggacaaaatacagaagaaggtgaatatgttggtagtgttcaaacatcggaccagtggactgcaatgaggaatgatatggctcaggaaatgtataatgagtggagagcaattaggaaccagcaaccgaactag
- the LOC114825216 gene encoding uncharacterized protein, producing MDNENFLNATQEPKGRRRKWEAFEEEVLLGVLEDFVARKQRCDTGAFKQGTLVEIAKAVNVLCPHSNIKANPHIESKLKKWKKTYSMVVDMINTSGFAWNDVKKCVEVDSDDAWQTYVQRNKEADGWRSKPFPLFDRFAYIFGKDRATGNVAETPAQMVEEQSHDHVGESDIGGDNFVSSMNQQSQQSTPSENSQRKRKRAVGSSSDGTEAIISGLKDFYVESGKRMQMVTEALVQGTADHTDIANELEAMGLSPMDQIDALSLILDKPKNVGVFRAIKPELKKVFVQRLLSDNASG from the exons atggataacgaaaattttttgaatgctactcaagagccaaaaggaagaaggcgtaaatgggaagcatttgaggaagaagtattactaggagttcttgaggattttgttgctcggaagcaacggtgtgacaccggtgctttcaaacaaggtactttggttgaaatagcaaaagctgtcaatgttttatgtcctcattcaaatataaaggcaaatccacatattgagtccaagttgaagaaatggaaaaaaacatatagtatggtcgttgacatgataaacacaagtggatttgcatggaatgatgtcaaaaagtgtgttgaagttgacagtgatgacgcatggcaaacttatgtgcag agaaataaagaagccgatggatggagaagcaaaccttttccactgtttgatagatttgcatatatatttggaaaagatcgggctacgggtaatgtagccgaaacccctgctcaaatggtggaggaacaaagtcatgatcatgttggtgaaagtgatattggaggtgataattttgtttcttcaatgaaccaacaaagccaacaaagcaccccatctgaaaatagccaaagaaagaggaaaagagctgtgggaagttcaagtgatggaaccgaggcaattatcagtggactgaaagatttttatgttgaaagtgggaagaggatgcaaatggtaactgaagctttagttcaaggtactgcagatcatactgacatagctaatgaacttgaagcaatgggtctctctcctatggatcaaattgatgcattgtctcttattttggataaaccaaaaaatgtgggagtgttcagggcaatcaaaccggaactcaagaaagtgttcgtccaaaggcttttaagcgacaacgcaagtggatga